One part of the Geoanaerobacter pelophilus genome encodes these proteins:
- a CDS encoding SOS response-associated peptidase: MPGRFALYASAEQLADIFSVQLPEKVVPRYNISPSQQVAVIRNLGGENHLDFMKWGLVPSWADDMAIGYKLINARSETVFEKNSFKRAIRTRRCLVPISGFYEWQSSGSAKTPFYISMADNKPFALAGIWEQWKNPDGSIIETCAILTTTPNRLIETIHDRMPVILHPQEYSVWLDREVSDPATLKQLFKPYPAEVMTAFQVSTIVNSVRNDGEECIIKVDSQDDTGLLFN; encoded by the coding sequence ATGCCCGGACGTTTTGCCCTCTATGCCTCTGCAGAGCAACTTGCTGATATTTTCAGCGTACAGCTTCCCGAGAAGGTTGTCCCCCGATACAACATTTCCCCTTCCCAGCAGGTTGCTGTTATTCGCAATCTTGGAGGAGAGAACCATCTTGATTTTATGAAGTGGGGGTTGGTTCCATCTTGGGCAGATGATATGGCTATTGGGTACAAACTGATAAATGCCCGGTCAGAGACGGTATTCGAAAAAAACTCTTTCAAAAGAGCTATCCGTACGCGCCGCTGTTTGGTCCCTATTTCTGGTTTCTATGAATGGCAGTCCTCCGGGAGCGCAAAGACCCCGTTTTATATATCAATGGCAGACAATAAACCTTTCGCGTTGGCCGGCATCTGGGAGCAGTGGAAAAACCCGGATGGCTCAATAATTGAGACCTGTGCCATTCTGACAACCACTCCGAACCGGTTGATTGAAACAATTCACGATAGAATGCCGGTAATACTACACCCTCAGGAATACTCAGTCTGGCTGGACAGAGAGGTCTCAGATCCTGCTACTCTTAAACAGCTTTTCAAGCCTTATCCCGCTGAAGTAATGACGGCCTTTCAAGTGTCAACCATTGTGAACTCTGTAAGGAATGATGGAGAAGAATGCATAATAAAAGTTGATTCTCAAGATGATACGGGTCTTCTTTTTAACTGA
- a CDS encoding VF530 family DNA-binding protein, with translation MPQEQPYNPLHGITLEKLLSELIEHYGWEQLGKRIDIKCFSNNPSIGSSLKFLRRTPWARDKVEALYLDLKIFNR, from the coding sequence ATGCCGCAAGAACAACCTTACAACCCTTTACATGGGATAACGCTGGAAAAACTTCTCTCTGAATTGATAGAGCACTATGGATGGGAACAACTCGGCAAACGCATTGATATCAAGTGTTTCAGCAACAACCCCTCTATCGGGTCCAGCTTGAAGTTTTTGCGGAGGACACCGTGGGCCAGAGACAAGGTTGAAGCTCTCTATCTCGATCTAAAAATATTCAATCGCTGA
- a CDS encoding PLDc N-terminal domain-containing protein, which produces MASFMFISFIVFIALPSVLWLYALADVIINEFQYFSTKAAWLVVLCFFPPIGTILYFLVGRSQRLTIKPVGKVVVFIIIMLPALMILGYLLFILGQFTLFPTPPETIRI; this is translated from the coding sequence ATGGCTAGCTTCATGTTTATTTCTTTCATAGTCTTTATAGCGCTGCCTTCAGTACTCTGGCTTTACGCGTTGGCTGATGTCATCATAAACGAGTTTCAATATTTCAGCACCAAAGCAGCATGGCTGGTGGTACTATGTTTTTTCCCTCCAATCGGCACTATTCTCTACTTTCTGGTTGGGCGTAGCCAGAGACTCACTATTAAACCAGTTGGCAAAGTTGTCGTTTTTATAATTATCATGCTTCCAGCATTGATGATCCTTGGTTACCTGCTATTCATACTCGGACAGTTCACTCTATTCCCTACCCCTCCTGAGACTATCAGGATTTAA
- a CDS encoding response regulator gives MQGVLIADDNQDTCKIMADLFSGAGYDVTVTNSAATVLLEVLKKTAQVVLIGKDFDEVAATELIPLLKKCNRELSIIFVSSDASLSLVRKLRNDGIFYHALLPDEPSEQEELKKAVECALETHRSQSLH, from the coding sequence ATGCAAGGGGTATTGATTGCAGATGACAACCAAGATACGTGCAAGATTATGGCAGACTTATTTTCCGGAGCAGGGTATGACGTCACGGTGACGAATTCGGCCGCAACCGTTCTTCTCGAAGTTCTCAAGAAGACCGCCCAAGTTGTCCTGATAGGTAAGGATTTCGATGAGGTGGCTGCTACTGAACTCATTCCGTTGCTGAAAAAGTGTAACAGAGAGTTGAGTATTATTTTTGTATCCAGTGATGCTTCATTGTCATTGGTCCGCAAGCTAAGAAACGACGGAATTTTTTACCACGCGCTGCTTCCTGACGAGCCATCTGAGCAGGAAGAGCTTAAGAAAGCGGTAGAATGCGCTCTCGAAACCCACCGCAGTCAATCTCTGCACTAA
- a CDS encoding sensor histidine kinase, producing the protein MTEKHVILVVDDTPENLRVLGDMLEHEGYEVQVATNGQDALEIAGAVPAPDLILLDIMMPEMDGYEVCRRLKTDLTLQHIPVIFISALGMAEQKVKGFREGGVDYVTKPFQAEEVVARVTTHIQLARAEELKREVAERMRAEEALKTLAEELQEKNDRLIHTQEELRNLNVELEARVLERTAQIESAYSQISLLNEDLCRRSQELEQKNQEIAEANRHLESFSYSVSHDLRAPLRHINGFVRILLEDYGQSLQEEAKKLLDRIAAGCDRMDLLTSELLQFSRFARQPISKSNLETTLLVQQVIDELDLQHREKPAELIVHDLPPCTADRQLLQQVFQNLIGNALKFSEKADHPRIEIGTLQQEGQTVFFVKDNGVGFEMQYADRLFGAFQRLHKNEDFPGTGIGLFLANNIITRHGGKVWAEAEPGSGATFFFTL; encoded by the coding sequence ATGACTGAGAAACATGTGATCCTCGTTGTGGATGATACCCCGGAAAACCTGCGGGTATTAGGAGATATGCTGGAACATGAAGGGTATGAGGTGCAGGTCGCCACTAATGGCCAGGATGCCTTGGAAATAGCCGGGGCAGTCCCTGCTCCTGACCTCATCCTGCTGGATATCATGATGCCGGAGATGGATGGTTACGAGGTTTGTCGCCGGTTGAAGACTGACCTTACTCTGCAGCACATACCGGTAATTTTCATCAGCGCTTTGGGGATGGCGGAACAGAAAGTTAAAGGGTTTCGCGAGGGGGGGGTGGATTATGTTACCAAGCCGTTCCAGGCCGAAGAGGTGGTGGCGAGGGTTACGACCCATATTCAGCTGGCTCGTGCGGAAGAGCTCAAACGGGAAGTGGCAGAGAGAATGAGAGCTGAAGAAGCTCTCAAGACGCTGGCAGAGGAGCTGCAGGAAAAAAACGACCGGCTTATCCATACCCAGGAAGAGTTACGTAATCTGAATGTCGAGTTGGAAGCGCGGGTCCTGGAACGTACCGCTCAAATTGAATCGGCATATTCGCAGATATCTTTGCTTAATGAGGATCTTTGCCGTAGAAGCCAGGAACTTGAGCAGAAAAATCAGGAGATTGCAGAGGCTAACCGGCACCTGGAATCGTTTTCCTACTCAGTATCCCATGACCTTCGGGCGCCGCTTCGACACATTAACGGCTTCGTCCGCATCCTTCTGGAAGACTATGGTCAGTCGCTGCAGGAGGAAGCAAAAAAGCTGCTTGACCGCATTGCCGCCGGCTGCGACCGAATGGATCTCCTTACCAGTGAACTGCTCCAGTTCTCGCGTTTTGCTCGCCAACCTATCAGCAAAAGCAATCTTGAAACCACTTTATTGGTGCAGCAGGTTATTGACGAACTGGATTTGCAGCATAGAGAAAAGCCTGCTGAGCTGATAGTTCACGATCTCCCTCCATGTACGGCTGACCGCCAACTGCTGCAGCAGGTCTTTCAGAACCTCATCGGCAATGCCCTGAAGTTTTCGGAGAAAGCTGACCATCCACGTATCGAAATCGGCACCCTGCAGCAGGAGGGGCAAACCGTTTTTTTTGTTAAAGACAATGGTGTTGGTTTTGAAATGCAGTATGCTGACAGGCTTTTCGGGGCTTTTCAGCGTCTCCATAAAAATGAGGATTTCCCCGGTACCGGGATAGGGCTGTTCCTTGCAAACAATATCATTACCCGTCACGGTGGTAAGGTGTGGGCAGAGGCCGAACCTGGCTCTGGCGCCACGTTTTTCTTTACGCTATGA